GCAAAATAACGACATCCACCCGGCGGTTCTTGGCCCGGTTCTCGTCTGATGTGTTGGGGTACAGGGGGCGGTACTCGCCGTAGCCCAGCGAAGCCAACCGTCTGGGGTCGGCGCCGTGCTTGCCGATGAGATAGCGCGTCACCGCGATCGAACGGGCGGCGGACAACTCCCAGTTGGAAGGGAACTGCACCGTGTTGATCGGCAGGTTGTCGGCGTGACCCTCCACCCTTATGTAGCGCGGCGTATTCTTCAGCGCGAGGCCGACCGCGTCCAGCATGGCCAACGATTCCTGGCGCAGTTCGGCCTGGCCGAGATCGAACAGCACATTATCCAGAAAACGGATCGTCAGCCCACGCTCGTCGACGACGAACGCCATCTGCTTCTGGTCCTTGACATTCGCCTGGACTTTCCGGATGATATCCTGGAAATCTTCCGTCTCCCTGCTGCCGTCCATGCTCATAGCCTGCTCGACCGCCTGGGTGCCCTGCTGGGTATAAATAAGGCTTGAGGCCGAGCCTTCGGTACGAAAAGCCACCGCCAGGGAGTTCTTGAGAGAATTGAACTTGGCCGCGTCCGCCTTGCTCATCGCGTACATGATGACGAAAAAAGCCATCATCAGGGTGATCAGATCAGCGTAAGTCAGCAGCCAGCGCATCATGCCGGCCGCATCGTGACCCCCTCCGCCGCCTCCCCCGCCGCCGCGTCTTTTGGCCATATTCCCACTCCTTCAGTCGCCATCGAAGTGTCTATACATAACAAGTCCCCGTATTTGGCTTTCTTCGACAACAACCGGCATTATTCCTACAAGAAATGTAAAAGCAATTAAAGGGATGGTGAATTTTCACCATCCCTTATCATCGGCCGCTTATTTTTGCCTAAAGACTTAAAG
The DNA window shown above is from Sporomusaceae bacterium and carries:
- a CDS encoding flagellar motor protein MotB, giving the protein MAKRRGGGGGGGGGHDAAGMMRWLLTYADLITLMMAFFVIMYAMSKADAAKFNSLKNSLAVAFRTEGSASSLIYTQQGTQAVEQAMSMDGSRETEDFQDIIRKVQANVKDQKQMAFVVDERGLTIRFLDNVLFDLGQAELRQESLAMLDAVGLALKNTPRYIRVEGHADNLPINTVQFPSNWELSAARSIAVTRYLIGKHGADPRRLASLGYGEYRPLYPNTSDENRAKNRRVDVVILRNDRSGGEISTFDPIKR